In a single window of the Maridesulfovibrio bastinii DSM 16055 genome:
- a CDS encoding homoserine dehydrogenase — protein sequence MQTVKLALAGFGTVGTGVARILEENEELLLKRSGIKYVITSVLVRDTEKQRDYIPGPETKFTTNPEDLTADPEVDVVVELMGGITLAKEIVVKAIKSGKHVVTANKHLLAVHGIELFKLAEEYGVGLYYEASVAGGIPIVESIKESLCVNKIKNIVGILNGTANYILSEMTTNGLEFDTALSQAQELGYAEADPTFDIEGIDAAHKLVVLIRLAYGEDYPLEELPVEGISKITGLDIKLAREFGYRIKLIGQVRDVCGKLEAGIFPALVKYTLLLARVGGNYNAIRVEGNAVGPAFFHGQGAGALPTGSAVVADIMTLTKMDKPNNTGFYSSDLKKADILPPEHATSEYYFRFTVADKAGVMAAISKILSEHNISIAQAVQKGDASGVNVPIVFLTHKARAKDVNDALKIIDDMPFIAQSTISLRIL from the coding sequence ATGCAGACCGTAAAGTTAGCCCTGGCAGGCTTCGGAACCGTAGGAACCGGAGTAGCCAGAATTCTTGAAGAGAACGAGGAACTTCTTTTAAAACGCAGTGGAATAAAATACGTCATCACATCCGTACTGGTGCGTGATACAGAAAAACAAAGAGATTATATTCCCGGACCGGAAACAAAATTCACCACAAATCCAGAAGACCTCACGGCTGACCCGGAAGTTGATGTTGTTGTAGAACTCATGGGCGGAATAACTTTAGCTAAAGAGATTGTTGTAAAAGCTATAAAATCCGGAAAACATGTAGTCACTGCGAATAAACATCTTCTTGCTGTACACGGCATAGAACTGTTCAAACTGGCAGAAGAATACGGCGTGGGGCTCTATTATGAAGCCAGTGTTGCCGGCGGTATTCCTATTGTTGAATCAATCAAAGAAAGTCTGTGCGTTAATAAAATCAAAAATATAGTCGGAATCCTTAACGGAACTGCAAACTATATTCTCTCCGAAATGACGACCAATGGTCTGGAATTTGATACAGCTCTTTCTCAGGCTCAGGAACTGGGCTATGCAGAAGCCGATCCTACTTTTGATATTGAAGGCATAGATGCAGCACACAAACTTGTAGTGCTTATAAGACTCGCTTACGGTGAAGACTACCCACTTGAGGAACTGCCAGTAGAAGGGATCAGCAAAATCACCGGGCTGGATATTAAACTTGCCCGTGAATTCGGTTACAGAATTAAATTAATCGGTCAGGTTCGTGATGTCTGCGGAAAACTGGAAGCCGGAATTTTCCCGGCACTTGTAAAATATACACTTCTTCTCGCCAGAGTCGGTGGAAATTACAACGCAATCAGGGTGGAAGGAAACGCAGTCGGTCCAGCTTTCTTTCATGGACAGGGAGCAGGAGCTCTGCCTACCGGAAGTGCTGTAGTCGCGGATATAATGACTCTCACTAAAATGGATAAGCCCAATAACACCGGATTCTACAGCTCCGATCTCAAAAAAGCAGATATACTCCCACCGGAGCACGCAACTTCCGAATATTATTTCAGATTCACTGTTGCAGATAAGGCCGGAGTCATGGCCGCAATTTCAAAAATACTGTCTGAGCACAATATTTCCATAGCTCAGGCTGTTCAGAAAGGTGATGCTTCAGGTGTTAACGTTCCTATAGTTTTTCTGACTCACAAGGCCAGAGCTAAAGACGTAAATGACGCCTTAAAGATAATAGATGATATGCCGTTCATAGCTCAAAGCACTATAAGTCTCAGAATTTTATAA
- a CDS encoding cofactor-independent phosphoglycerate mutase: MKLLFLIEDGMGGWPLDELNNKTTLEAARTPNMDKLARKSIMGRCKTVPDGMAPGSDIANMSLLGFDPLKYHTGRGPIEAAAQGLDLDKDDLVFRMNLVNLTSLDENGTMLDYSSGHISSEVSIPIVEKLQRELGSELVRFYPGIQYRHLLVIKGGAKLAENDIEIRPPHDLTNKSIAEDVAAFKASKILEPIIFKAHEILKNSGTKAVSIWPWGQGKPLNLPNFKDKFKRTGAVISAVDLVKGLGRASGLEVIEIEGATGLVDTNYEGKMKAAVDFLSRGDFVFLHLEGPDESGHMGSVKDKIASIERFDSLVLGPLYEKFGSDCAFLIACDHFTPIKIRTHDAEPVPFMLNYPGSEDSGLDSFSEKNSASTGLNINKGDELMEWVLKRIS, translated from the coding sequence ATGAAACTGCTTTTCCTTATTGAAGACGGAATGGGCGGATGGCCCCTTGATGAGCTGAATAACAAAACAACTCTCGAAGCCGCAAGAACTCCAAACATGGACAAGCTTGCCCGTAAATCCATCATGGGCAGATGTAAAACTGTTCCTGACGGAATGGCTCCGGGATCTGACATTGCCAATATGTCCCTGCTTGGTTTTGACCCGCTCAAATATCACACCGGACGTGGCCCCATTGAGGCTGCAGCTCAAGGTCTTGATCTGGATAAAGATGATCTCGTTTTCCGAATGAATCTGGTTAATCTTACATCACTGGATGAAAATGGGACAATGCTTGATTACTCTTCCGGGCACATCTCTTCTGAGGTCTCAATCCCGATTGTGGAGAAGCTTCAAAGAGAGCTTGGTTCAGAGCTTGTCAGATTCTATCCCGGCATCCAATACCGCCACCTTCTGGTTATAAAAGGCGGAGCTAAACTTGCTGAAAATGATATTGAAATAAGACCTCCTCATGATCTGACCAACAAATCGATCGCTGAAGATGTTGCGGCCTTCAAGGCCAGCAAAATTCTTGAGCCTATTATTTTTAAAGCACACGAAATTTTAAAAAACTCCGGCACAAAGGCAGTTTCAATCTGGCCATGGGGTCAGGGCAAGCCCTTGAACCTTCCTAATTTCAAAGACAAATTCAAAAGAACAGGGGCAGTAATATCTGCCGTAGACCTTGTAAAAGGTCTAGGACGTGCTTCCGGGCTTGAAGTAATTGAGATCGAAGGAGCCACCGGACTCGTAGACACTAACTATGAGGGAAAAATGAAAGCTGCTGTAGACTTTTTAAGTCGTGGAGATTTTGTTTTTCTTCATCTTGAAGGCCCTGATGAATCTGGTCACATGGGAAGTGTTAAAGATAAAATTGCTTCAATTGAAAGGTTTGATTCTCTGGTGTTGGGACCGCTATATGAAAAATTTGGTTCAGACTGTGCCTTTCTTATCGCCTGCGATCACTTTACTCCCATAAAAATTAGAACTCACGATGCTGAGCCTGTTCCTTTCATGCTTAATTACCCCGGAAGTGAGGACTCAGGTCTTGACAGCTT